The following proteins come from a genomic window of Leucoraja erinacea ecotype New England chromosome 1, Leri_hhj_1, whole genome shotgun sequence:
- the dimt1l gene encoding probable dimethyladenosine transferase — MPRVRKEKSRGLRQAGGPGIVFNTGIGQHILKNPLIVNSVIEKAAIRPTDVVLEVGPGTGNMTVKILEKAKKVIACELDSRLVAELQKRVQGTPAANKLQIMVGDVLKTDLPFFDACVANLPYQISSPFVFKLLLHRPFFRCAVLMFQREFALRLVATPGDKLYCRLSINTQLLARVDHLMKVGKNNFRPPPKVESSVVRIEPKNPPPPVNFQEWDGLVRIAFVRKNKTLTASFKSSAVQQLLEKNYRIHCSLRNIEIPENFSISEKIQKILEDSGCSEKRARTMDIDDFMRLLHGFNSQGIHFS; from the exons GTATTGTTTTCAACACTGGAATCGGTCAGCACATTCTGAAGAATCCTTTAATTGTGAATAGCGTCATTGAGAAG GCTGCTATTAGACCAACAGATGTCGTACTGGAAGTTGGCCCTGGTACAGGTAACATGACCGTGAAGATTCTGGAAAAGGCTAAAAAG GTAATTGCATGCGAACTTGATAGCAGACTTGTTGCTGAACTACAGAAAAGAGTTCAAGGAAC ACCTGCTGCAAACAAACTTCAAATAATGGTCGGAGATGTGCTGAAGACAGACTTGCCATTCTTTGATGCATGTGTAGCAAATTTACCATATCAG ATCTCGTCTCCatttgtttttaaactgctgctgcaCAGACCATTCTTCAG GTGTGCAGTGTTGATGTTCCAACGAGAATTTGCCCTTCGACTTGTTGCAACACCAGGAGATAAATTATACTGCAGGCTCTCAATCAACACACAACTATTGGCACGTGTAGATCATCTGATGAAG GTTGGGAAAAACAACTTCAGACCACCTCCTAAAGTTGAGTCAAGTGTGGTTAGGATAGAACCAAAGAATCCACCTCCACCAGTGAACTTCCAG GAGTGGGATGGTCTGGTCCGGATAGCATTTGTGAGAAAAAACAAGACTCTAACTGCATCTTTTAA GTCCAGTGCAGTTCAACAGTTGCTGGAAAAAAACTACAGAATACACTGTTCTTTGCGAAATATT GAAATTCCAGAAAATTTCAGTATTTCTGAAAAAATCCAGAAAATCCTTGAAGACAGTGGTTGCAGTGAAAAACGAGCTCGAACAATGGACATAGATGACTTTATGAG ATTGCTCCATGGTTTCAATTCACAAGGAATCCACTTCTCATGA